A single genomic interval of Marmota flaviventris isolate mMarFla1 chromosome 14, mMarFla1.hap1, whole genome shotgun sequence harbors:
- the Cpsf3 gene encoding cleavage and polyadenylation specificity factor subunit 3 isoform X2 — translation MSAIPAEESDQLLIRPLGAGQEVGRSCIILEFKGRKIMLDCGIHPGLEGMDALPYIDLIDPAEIDLLLISHFHLDHCGALPWFLQKTSFKGRTFMTHATKAIYRWLLSDYVKVSNISADDMLYTETDLEESMDKIETINFHEVKEVAGIKFWCYHAGHVLGAAMFMIEIAGVKLLYTGDFSRQEDRHLMAAEIPNIKPDILIIESTYGTHIHEKREEREARFCNTVHDIVNRGGRGLIPVFALGRAQELLLILDEYWQNHPELHDIPIYYASSLAKKCMAVYQTYVNAMNDKIRKQININNPFVFKHISNLKSMDHFDDIGPSVVMASPGMMQSGLSRELFESWCTDKRNGVIIAGYCVEGTLAKHIMSEPEEITTMSGQKLPLKMSVDYISFSAHTDYQQTSEFIRALKPPHVVMGFLADKKPEQGQRVSGILVKRNFNYHILSPCDLSNYTDLAMSTVKQTQAIPYTGPFNLLYYQLQKLTGDVEELEIQEKPALKVFKNITVIQEPGMVVLEWLANPSNDMYADTVTTVILEVQSNPKIRKGAVQKASKKLEMHIYSKRLEIMLQDIFGEECVSVKDGSVLSVTVDGKTANINLDTRAVECEEGSEDDESLREMVELAAQRLYEALTPVH, via the exons ATGTCTGCGATTCCTGCAGAAGAGAGCGACCAGCTGCTGATCCGACCCCT aggagctgggCAAGAAGTAGGAAGATCATGTATTATTCTGgaattcaaaggaagaaaaataatg TTGGACTGTGGAATCCACCCTGGCTTAGAAGGAATGGATGCTCTTCCTTATATTGATTTGATTGACCCAGCTGAGATTGATCTTCTGTTAATTAGTCA tttcCATTTGGATCACTGTGGAGCTTTGCCCTGGTTTCTGCAGAAGACAAGTTTCAAAGGAAGAACATTTATGACTCATGCCACAAAAGCTATTTATAGATGGCTTCTTTCAGATTATGTCAAAGTtag TAACATATCAGCAGACGACATGCTATATACTGAGACAGATTTGGAAGAAAGCATGGACAAAATTGAAACCATCAACTTCCATGAAGTTAAGGAAGTTGCAGGAATCAAGTTCTGGTGTTACCATGCAGGTCACGTCCTGGGAGCAGCCATGTTCATGATTGAGATCGCCGGCGTAAAG CTTTTGTACACGGGTGATTTCTCAAGACAAGAAGATAGACACTTAATGGCAGCTGAAATTCCTAATATCAAGCCTGATATTCTTATTATT GAATCTACTTATGGGACTCATATCCATGAGAAACGTGAGGAGCGAGAAGCAAGATTCTGTAACACCGTCCATGACATTGTAAACAGAGGGGGCAGAGGGCTCATTCCTGTCTTTGCCCTCGGAAGGGCTCAGGAGCTGCTGTTGATTCTAG ATGAGTACTGGCAGAATCACCCAGAACTACATGACATCCCAATATATTATGCATCGTCTCTGGCCAAGAAGTGTATGGCTGTGTACCAGACGTATGTAAATGCCATGAATGATAAAATCCGAAAGCAGATCAACATTAATAATCCCTTCGTTTTCAAACACATTAGCAATCTGAAG aGCATGGACCACTTTGATGACATCGGTCCCAGTGTTGTAATGGCCTCTCCAGGCATGATGCAAAGTGGCTTATCCAGAGAGTTGTTTGAAAGCTGGTGTACTGATAAGAGGAATGGTGTCATCATAGCAGGGTACTGTGTAGAGGGGACACTTGCCAAG CATATCATGTCTGAACCTGAAGAAATCACTACCATGTCTGGGCAGAAGTTACCACTGAAAATGTCCGTTGattacatttctttctctgctcACACAGATTACCAGCAAACCAGTGAATTTATTCGTGCTTTGAAACCGCCTCATGTG gtCATGGGCTTTTTAGCAGACAAAAAACCAGAACAAGGCCAGCGGGTCTCAGGAATACTTGTTAAAAGAAACTTTAATTATCATATACTTTCTCCTTGTGACCTGTCCA ATTATACCGACTTGGCCATGAGCACTGTGAAACAGACCCAAGCCATACCATACACTGGGCCCTTTAATTTGCTCTATTACCAGCTGCAGAAATTGACAG gtgatGTAGAAGAAttagaaattcaagaaaaaccTGCTCTGAAAGTATTCAAAAATATTACTGTAATACAGGAACCGGGCATGGTGGTACTAGAA TGGCTGGCAAACCCTTCTAATGACATGTATGCTGACACAGTAACAACGGTGATCTTAGAAGTTCAGTCAAATCCGAAAATAAGGAAAG GTGCAGTACAAAAGGCTTCTAAGAAATTAGAAATGCACATTTACAGCAAGAGGTTGGAAATCATGCTCCA ggaCATATTTGGAGAAGAATGTGTAAGTGTAAAAGATGGTTCTGTCCTTAGCGTCACCGTGGATGGGAAAACAGCTAATATTAACTTGGACACACGG GCTGTAGAATGTGAAGAAGGAAGTGAAGACGATGAGTCCCTCCGAGAAATGGTGGAATTGGCTGCACAGAGGCTGTATGAGGCACTCACGCCAGTTCACTGA
- the Cpsf3 gene encoding cleavage and polyadenylation specificity factor subunit 3 isoform X1 has translation MSAIPAEESDQLLIRPLGAGQEVGRSCIILEFKGRKIMLDCGIHPGLEGMDALPYIDLIDPAEIDLLLISHFHLDHCGALPWFLQKTSFKGRTFMTHATKAIYRWLLSDYVKVSNISADDMLYTETDLEESMDKIETINFHEVKEVAGIKFWCYHAGHVLGAAMFMIEIAGVKLLYTGDFSRQEDRHLMAAEIPNIKPDILIIESTYGTHIHEKREEREARFCNTVHDIVNRGGRGLIPVFALGRAQELLLILDEYWQNHPELHDIPIYYASSLAKKCMAVYQTYVNAMNDKIRKQININNPFVFKHISNLKSMDHFDDIGPSVVMASPGMMQSGLSRELFESWCTDKRNGVIIAGYCVEGTLAKHIMSEPEEITTMSGQKLPLKMSVDYISFSAHTDYQQTSEFIRALKPPHVILVHGEQNEMARLKAALIREYEDNDEVHIEVHNPRNTEAVTLNFRGEKLAKVMGFLADKKPEQGQRVSGILVKRNFNYHILSPCDLSNYTDLAMSTVKQTQAIPYTGPFNLLYYQLQKLTGDVEELEIQEKPALKVFKNITVIQEPGMVVLEWLANPSNDMYADTVTTVILEVQSNPKIRKGAVQKASKKLEMHIYSKRLEIMLQDIFGEECVSVKDGSVLSVTVDGKTANINLDTRAVECEEGSEDDESLREMVELAAQRLYEALTPVH, from the exons ATGTCTGCGATTCCTGCAGAAGAGAGCGACCAGCTGCTGATCCGACCCCT aggagctgggCAAGAAGTAGGAAGATCATGTATTATTCTGgaattcaaaggaagaaaaataatg TTGGACTGTGGAATCCACCCTGGCTTAGAAGGAATGGATGCTCTTCCTTATATTGATTTGATTGACCCAGCTGAGATTGATCTTCTGTTAATTAGTCA tttcCATTTGGATCACTGTGGAGCTTTGCCCTGGTTTCTGCAGAAGACAAGTTTCAAAGGAAGAACATTTATGACTCATGCCACAAAAGCTATTTATAGATGGCTTCTTTCAGATTATGTCAAAGTtag TAACATATCAGCAGACGACATGCTATATACTGAGACAGATTTGGAAGAAAGCATGGACAAAATTGAAACCATCAACTTCCATGAAGTTAAGGAAGTTGCAGGAATCAAGTTCTGGTGTTACCATGCAGGTCACGTCCTGGGAGCAGCCATGTTCATGATTGAGATCGCCGGCGTAAAG CTTTTGTACACGGGTGATTTCTCAAGACAAGAAGATAGACACTTAATGGCAGCTGAAATTCCTAATATCAAGCCTGATATTCTTATTATT GAATCTACTTATGGGACTCATATCCATGAGAAACGTGAGGAGCGAGAAGCAAGATTCTGTAACACCGTCCATGACATTGTAAACAGAGGGGGCAGAGGGCTCATTCCTGTCTTTGCCCTCGGAAGGGCTCAGGAGCTGCTGTTGATTCTAG ATGAGTACTGGCAGAATCACCCAGAACTACATGACATCCCAATATATTATGCATCGTCTCTGGCCAAGAAGTGTATGGCTGTGTACCAGACGTATGTAAATGCCATGAATGATAAAATCCGAAAGCAGATCAACATTAATAATCCCTTCGTTTTCAAACACATTAGCAATCTGAAG aGCATGGACCACTTTGATGACATCGGTCCCAGTGTTGTAATGGCCTCTCCAGGCATGATGCAAAGTGGCTTATCCAGAGAGTTGTTTGAAAGCTGGTGTACTGATAAGAGGAATGGTGTCATCATAGCAGGGTACTGTGTAGAGGGGACACTTGCCAAG CATATCATGTCTGAACCTGAAGAAATCACTACCATGTCTGGGCAGAAGTTACCACTGAAAATGTCCGTTGattacatttctttctctgctcACACAGATTACCAGCAAACCAGTGAATTTATTCGTGCTTTGAAACCGCCTCATGTG ATTCTAGTCCATGGAGAACAGAATGAAATGGCCAGACTGAAAGCAGCACTGATTCGAGAATATGAAGATAATGATGAAGTTCACATAGAGGTTCACAATCCTCGGAATACAGAGGCTGTGACCTTAAACTTCAGAGGAGAAAAACTAGCCAAG gtCATGGGCTTTTTAGCAGACAAAAAACCAGAACAAGGCCAGCGGGTCTCAGGAATACTTGTTAAAAGAAACTTTAATTATCATATACTTTCTCCTTGTGACCTGTCCA ATTATACCGACTTGGCCATGAGCACTGTGAAACAGACCCAAGCCATACCATACACTGGGCCCTTTAATTTGCTCTATTACCAGCTGCAGAAATTGACAG gtgatGTAGAAGAAttagaaattcaagaaaaaccTGCTCTGAAAGTATTCAAAAATATTACTGTAATACAGGAACCGGGCATGGTGGTACTAGAA TGGCTGGCAAACCCTTCTAATGACATGTATGCTGACACAGTAACAACGGTGATCTTAGAAGTTCAGTCAAATCCGAAAATAAGGAAAG GTGCAGTACAAAAGGCTTCTAAGAAATTAGAAATGCACATTTACAGCAAGAGGTTGGAAATCATGCTCCA ggaCATATTTGGAGAAGAATGTGTAAGTGTAAAAGATGGTTCTGTCCTTAGCGTCACCGTGGATGGGAAAACAGCTAATATTAACTTGGACACACGG GCTGTAGAATGTGAAGAAGGAAGTGAAGACGATGAGTCCCTCCGAGAAATGGTGGAATTGGCTGCACAGAGGCTGTATGAGGCACTCACGCCAGTTCACTGA
- the Cpsf3 gene encoding cleavage and polyadenylation specificity factor subunit 3 isoform X3, whose protein sequence is MLDCGIHPGLEGMDALPYIDLIDPAEIDLLLISHFHLDHCGALPWFLQKTSFKGRTFMTHATKAIYRWLLSDYVKVSNISADDMLYTETDLEESMDKIETINFHEVKEVAGIKFWCYHAGHVLGAAMFMIEIAGVKLLYTGDFSRQEDRHLMAAEIPNIKPDILIIESTYGTHIHEKREEREARFCNTVHDIVNRGGRGLIPVFALGRAQELLLILDEYWQNHPELHDIPIYYASSLAKKCMAVYQTYVNAMNDKIRKQININNPFVFKHISNLKSMDHFDDIGPSVVMASPGMMQSGLSRELFESWCTDKRNGVIIAGYCVEGTLAKHIMSEPEEITTMSGQKLPLKMSVDYISFSAHTDYQQTSEFIRALKPPHVILVHGEQNEMARLKAALIREYEDNDEVHIEVHNPRNTEAVTLNFRGEKLAKVMGFLADKKPEQGQRVSGILVKRNFNYHILSPCDLSNYTDLAMSTVKQTQAIPYTGPFNLLYYQLQKLTGDVEELEIQEKPALKVFKNITVIQEPGMVVLEWLANPSNDMYADTVTTVILEVQSNPKIRKGAVQKASKKLEMHIYSKRLEIMLQDIFGEECVSVKDGSVLSVTVDGKTANINLDTRAVECEEGSEDDESLREMVELAAQRLYEALTPVH, encoded by the exons atg TTGGACTGTGGAATCCACCCTGGCTTAGAAGGAATGGATGCTCTTCCTTATATTGATTTGATTGACCCAGCTGAGATTGATCTTCTGTTAATTAGTCA tttcCATTTGGATCACTGTGGAGCTTTGCCCTGGTTTCTGCAGAAGACAAGTTTCAAAGGAAGAACATTTATGACTCATGCCACAAAAGCTATTTATAGATGGCTTCTTTCAGATTATGTCAAAGTtag TAACATATCAGCAGACGACATGCTATATACTGAGACAGATTTGGAAGAAAGCATGGACAAAATTGAAACCATCAACTTCCATGAAGTTAAGGAAGTTGCAGGAATCAAGTTCTGGTGTTACCATGCAGGTCACGTCCTGGGAGCAGCCATGTTCATGATTGAGATCGCCGGCGTAAAG CTTTTGTACACGGGTGATTTCTCAAGACAAGAAGATAGACACTTAATGGCAGCTGAAATTCCTAATATCAAGCCTGATATTCTTATTATT GAATCTACTTATGGGACTCATATCCATGAGAAACGTGAGGAGCGAGAAGCAAGATTCTGTAACACCGTCCATGACATTGTAAACAGAGGGGGCAGAGGGCTCATTCCTGTCTTTGCCCTCGGAAGGGCTCAGGAGCTGCTGTTGATTCTAG ATGAGTACTGGCAGAATCACCCAGAACTACATGACATCCCAATATATTATGCATCGTCTCTGGCCAAGAAGTGTATGGCTGTGTACCAGACGTATGTAAATGCCATGAATGATAAAATCCGAAAGCAGATCAACATTAATAATCCCTTCGTTTTCAAACACATTAGCAATCTGAAG aGCATGGACCACTTTGATGACATCGGTCCCAGTGTTGTAATGGCCTCTCCAGGCATGATGCAAAGTGGCTTATCCAGAGAGTTGTTTGAAAGCTGGTGTACTGATAAGAGGAATGGTGTCATCATAGCAGGGTACTGTGTAGAGGGGACACTTGCCAAG CATATCATGTCTGAACCTGAAGAAATCACTACCATGTCTGGGCAGAAGTTACCACTGAAAATGTCCGTTGattacatttctttctctgctcACACAGATTACCAGCAAACCAGTGAATTTATTCGTGCTTTGAAACCGCCTCATGTG ATTCTAGTCCATGGAGAACAGAATGAAATGGCCAGACTGAAAGCAGCACTGATTCGAGAATATGAAGATAATGATGAAGTTCACATAGAGGTTCACAATCCTCGGAATACAGAGGCTGTGACCTTAAACTTCAGAGGAGAAAAACTAGCCAAG gtCATGGGCTTTTTAGCAGACAAAAAACCAGAACAAGGCCAGCGGGTCTCAGGAATACTTGTTAAAAGAAACTTTAATTATCATATACTTTCTCCTTGTGACCTGTCCA ATTATACCGACTTGGCCATGAGCACTGTGAAACAGACCCAAGCCATACCATACACTGGGCCCTTTAATTTGCTCTATTACCAGCTGCAGAAATTGACAG gtgatGTAGAAGAAttagaaattcaagaaaaaccTGCTCTGAAAGTATTCAAAAATATTACTGTAATACAGGAACCGGGCATGGTGGTACTAGAA TGGCTGGCAAACCCTTCTAATGACATGTATGCTGACACAGTAACAACGGTGATCTTAGAAGTTCAGTCAAATCCGAAAATAAGGAAAG GTGCAGTACAAAAGGCTTCTAAGAAATTAGAAATGCACATTTACAGCAAGAGGTTGGAAATCATGCTCCA ggaCATATTTGGAGAAGAATGTGTAAGTGTAAAAGATGGTTCTGTCCTTAGCGTCACCGTGGATGGGAAAACAGCTAATATTAACTTGGACACACGG GCTGTAGAATGTGAAGAAGGAAGTGAAGACGATGAGTCCCTCCGAGAAATGGTGGAATTGGCTGCACAGAGGCTGTATGAGGCACTCACGCCAGTTCACTGA